One Helianthus annuus cultivar XRQ/B chromosome 7, HanXRQr2.0-SUNRISE, whole genome shotgun sequence genomic region harbors:
- the LOC110866539 gene encoding uncharacterized protein LOC110866539 gives MSSVAKNRNCLHIRGKIAGSVSVLNILNVYAPQSVLAKKLLWDELIQMISEFDGYWVVISDFNAVRNREEKKNCAFKQSYADNFNNFIFDVGLNEYNLRCRKFTYSSANGRKQSKLGRFLVNPGFFNSWPEASVEAVSTFLSDHSPIILKSVSVNFGPRPFRIFDSWFDIPRFEEVVVKALKKDLWCHRPPDVNLMRKLCDLRVDLKDWRDDMLKKSSEEVTLALTDLDNIQSVMEERDLTEEEEWILLESKKVLKEEEERKSSDF, from the coding sequence ATGTCCAGTGTTGCTAAAAATAGGAATTGTCTTCACATTAGGGGTAAGATCGCGGGGAGTGTTTCGGTGCTGAACATTTTAAACGTGTATGCTCCTCAGAGCGTTTTGGCCAAAAAGCTCCTGTGGGACGAGTTGATTCAGATGATCTCGGAATTTGATGGTTATTGGGTTGTCATTAGCGATTTTAATGCTGTTCGGAATCGCGAAGAAAAGAAGAACTGTGCGTTTAAACAGTCATATGCCGATAACTTTAACAACTTTATTTTCGATGTTGGCTTAAATGAGTACAATTTGAGATGCAGGAAATTCACATACTCTTCAGCTAATGGTAGAAAGCAGAGCAAATTAGGCAGATTCCTTGTCAACCCAGGTTTTTTTAACTCTTGGCCAGAAGCGAGTGTTGAAGCGGTGTCGACTTTCTTATCCGATCATAGTCCTATCATTTTGAAGTCCGTCTCAGTAAATTTTGGGCCTAGGCCGTTCCGGATCTTTGATTCTTGGTTTGATATACCAAGGTTTGAAGAAGTGGTAGTTAAGGCTTTAAAGAAGGATCTCTGGTGTCACAGACCCCCTGATGTCAACCTTATGAGAAAGCTGTGTGACCTCAGAGTTGACTTAAAAGATTGGAGGGACGATATGTTGAAAAAAAGTTCGGAGGAGGTGACCTTGGCTTTGACGGATCTCGATAATATTCAGTCAGTTATGGAAGAAAGGGATCTTACTGAAGAAGAGGAGTGGATTCTGTTGGAAAGTAAGAAAGTGTTAAAAGAGGAAGAAGAGCGGAAAAGTAGTGACTTTTGA